In Piliocolobus tephrosceles isolate RC106 chromosome 5, ASM277652v3, whole genome shotgun sequence, a single genomic region encodes these proteins:
- the LOC111525914 gene encoding 60S ribosomal protein L15: protein MGAYKYIQELWRKKQSDVMRFLLRVRCWQYRQLSALHRAPRPTRPDKARRLGYKAKQGYVIYRIRVRRGGRKRPVPKGATYGKPVHHGVNQLKFARSLQSVAEERAGRHCGALRVLNSYWVGEDSTYKFFEVILIDPFHKAIRRNPDTQWITKPVHKHREMRGLTSAGRKSRGLGKGHKFHHTIGGSRRAAWRRRNTLQLHRCR, encoded by the coding sequence ATGGGTGCATACAAGTACATCCAGGAGCTATGGAGAAAGAAGCAGTCTGATGTCATGCGCTTTCTTCTGAGGGTCCGCTGCTGGCAGTACCGCCAGCTCTCTGCTCTCCACAGGGCTCCCCGCCCCACCCGGCCTGATAAAGCGCGCCGACTGGGCTACAAGGCCAAGCAAGGTTACGTTATATATAGGATTCGTGTTCGCCGTGGTGGCCGAAAACGCCCAGTTCCTAAGGGTGCAACTTATGGCAAGCCTGTCCATCATGGTGTTAACCAGCTAAAGTTTGCTCGAAGCCTTCAGTCCGTTGCAGAGGAGCGAGCTGGACGCCACTGTGGGGCTCTGAGAGTCCTGAATTCTTACTGGGTTGGAGAAGATTCCACATACAAATTTTTTGAGGTTATCCTCATTGATCCATTCCATAAAGCTATCAGAAGAAATCCTGACACCCAGTGGATCACCAAACCAGTCCACAAGCACAGGGAGATGCGTGGGCTGACATCTGCAGGCCGAAAGAGCCGTGGCCTTGGAAAGGGCCATAAGTTCCACCATACTATTGGTGGTTCTCGCCGGGCAGCTTGGAGAAGGCGCAATACTCTCCAGCTCCACCGTTGCCGCTAA